In Topomyia yanbarensis strain Yona2022 chromosome 2, ASM3024719v1, whole genome shotgun sequence, one DNA window encodes the following:
- the LOC131680617 gene encoding uncharacterized protein LOC131680617: MFVDTSAWRFPQVGLADPQFHVPGRIDLVIGSEAFWELHTGRKISLGNSLPWVVETPFGWAVAGSASNGSPGNPRICNLFITNEDLEAALHKSRELEAISTGPTHSPEETRCEELYSSTVKRDSTGRNRFMDEYLQLGHMRRLDEPVDDVKAHCYLPHHPVFEESSTTTKVRVVFDAFFETASEYSLNDTFLVGPVVQQDLLSIVMIFRTHHIALVCGHREDVPASIPAS; encoded by the exons ATGTTCGTCGATACGTCGGCGTGGAGATTCCCGCAGGTTGGATTAGCAGATCCACAATTTCATGTCCCAGGAAGGATTGACCTCGTCATCGGAAGTGAAGCCTTCTGGGAACTTCACACCGGTAGGAAGATCTCGCTTGGTAACAGTCTTCCGTGGGTAGTTGAAACGCCCTTCGGATGGGCGGTCGCTGGTTCCGCGTCCAACGGATCTCCTGGAAATCCCCGGATCTGCAATCTCTTCATTACCAATGAAGATTTGGAAGCCGCACTTCATAAGTCTCGGGAGTTAGAAGCGATTTCCACTGGTCCTACACACTCACCCGAAGAAACTCGCTGTGAAGAATTGTACTCCAGTACAGTCAAGCGTGATTCGACTGGAAG GAATCGCTTCATGGACGAGTACCTACAGCTCGGTCACATGAGAAGGCTTGACGAGCCTGTAGATGACGTGAAGGCTCACTGTTATCTCCCACATCATCCCGTTTTCGAAGAGTCGAGTACCACGACGAAGGTTAGGGTCGTTTTCGACGCGTTCTTCGAGACGGCGTCAGAATATTCGCTGAACGACACGTTTTTGGTCGGACCCGTAGTTCAGCAAGATCTACTCTCCATCGTGATGATATTTCGAACACATCACATCGCTCTGGTTTGCGGACATCGAGAAGATGTACCGGCAAGTATTCCTGCATCCTGA
- the LOC131680616 gene encoding uncharacterized protein LOC131680616, producing MTTTQLSFCTDLFARYSNFSKLRRVTAFIQRYLHVLRERALQRRSEKEKYKPLVIPSINPHPVYSFTAQELQHAELSLCHLAQGELFAEEIFDLASGERVSRSSTLKWLNPFVDLEGTVRVGVPLRNAALTDGTL from the coding sequence ATGACCACGACACAGCTGAGTTTCTGCACCGATTTATTCGCTCGCTACTCCAACTTCTCCAAGCTGCGCCGAGTGACAGCGTTCATTCAGCGCTATCTGCATGTGCTTCGCGAACGAGCCTTGCAACGTCGATCGGAAAAGGAGAAGTATAAGCCACTCGTCATCCCGAGCATCAACCCGCACCCAGTCTATTCGTTTACCGCACAAGAGCTCCAACACGCCGAACTTTCACTCTGTCATCTCGCGCAAGGTGAACTCTTCGCTGAGGAGATTTTCGATCTTGCTAGTGGCGAACGTGTCTCAAGATCTTCCACGCTGAAGTGGTTGAACCCGTTCGTCGATCTCGAAGGTACCGTACGTGTCGGTGTCCCGCTTCGCAATGCCGCGCTGACAGATGGGACATTATAA